From a region of the Macrobrachium nipponense isolate FS-2020 chromosome 20, ASM1510439v2, whole genome shotgun sequence genome:
- the LOC135220672 gene encoding uncharacterized protein LOC135220672, producing MSSIRILIKTRQEEVCKTRKPNGVVFEANEISIQYKRKKLKKKECSGGFICEIYTVGAPPLDDLILTYQAKQQLLYSMEYLENVVDAARGLLQRLSDVLKNNPATSRKKQRRQAQSSSVSERSLERLIELLALSVSAIRNPDAGLINSTIAEMLIYLGDVDILLARVSANPSNFNLSSVSKSVDDGFKI from the exons ATGTCATCAATCAGAATTTTAATCAAAACC AGGcaagaagaagtctgtaagacGAGGAAACCTAATGGGGTAGTGTTCGAAGCCAACGAAATATCCATTCAGTACAAAaggaagaaactgaaaaagaaagaatgctCAGGAGGTTTCATATGCGAGATTTATACTGTTGGGG CTCCACCACTTGATGACTTAATACTCACATACCAGGCAAAACAACAGTTGCTATACTCGATGGAGTACCTGGAGAATGTGGTGGATGCAGCACGAGGCCTCCTTCAAAGACTGTCAGACGTCCTGAAGAATAATCCAGCAACTTCCCGGAAAAAGCAGAGACGCCAGGCCCAAAGTAGCAGTGTTTCTGAAAGATCACTGGAGAGGTTGATTGAATTACTTGCCCTTTCAGTCTCTGCCATCAGAAATCCGGACGCTGGCTTGATCAATAGCACCATCGCTGAAATGCTGATTTATCTAGGTGATGTCGACATTTTGCTAGCACGGGTCAGTGCCAACCCTTCAAACTTCAATTTAAGTTCAGTGAGCAAAAGTGTGGACGATGGATTTAAGATTTAA
- the LOC135220662 gene encoding uncharacterized protein LOC135220662: protein MNICDASPVLGYHQGIIAYSNNDRGKVKCSVTIKTPAGTSVGFNCMSFQLNNKGCGREFLKLTTTDKKGKKKFCKTRKPNGVVFEANEISIQYKRKKLKKKECSGGFICEIYTVGAPPLDDLILTYQAKQQLLYSMEYLENVVDAARGLLQRLSDVLKNNPATSRKKQRRQAQSSSVSERSLERLIELLALSVSAIRNPDAGLINSTIAEMLIYLGDVDILLARVSANPSNFNLSSVSKSVDDGFKILNEWDMAFTPSYNGVTAELKDVGAQIIQDSGNTPAPLPPAPTAPPPAPLPPAPTAPPAAPLPPAPPAPPPALETIAPVPMVTTPPVANPNPAQTMLHTDNLTKETVSPALDVTAPPVIRPTAAQPTADIDITTAEGPVFTTPPVDRTTAAQVTPEIIFTTKETIAPGPVFTTRPVDRTTAAQMTPQIIFTTKETIAPGPVFTTHPVDRTTAAQMTPEFVFTTKETAAPGPVFTTHLVDRTTASQITQEIVFTTKEMAPGPVFTTRPVDRTTAAQMTPEIVFTTKETVAQGPVFTTRPVDRTTAAAQVTPEFDLTTKEMAPGPVFTTRPVDRTTAAQMISEFNLTTKEPIAPALDITNPTVIRTSLAPTTSKIDISTEDDLNYLVTPKLDRLQMPSLAVAWGVLLSAGATKTVKSLTVCGGGLVQAVGTPRCGAEPQVSCGISRSREPTGSGVGRQGRPTGVAAVSMGRGLQAMASEG, encoded by the exons ATGAACATCTGTGACGCAAGTCCTGTCTTGGGATACCACCAGGGCATCATTGCCTACTCCAACAATGACAGGGGCAAAGTGAAATGTTCTGTAACGATTAAG ACTCCTGCTGGCACCTCTGTTGGATTCAACTGCATGTCATTCCAGCTCAACAACAAAGGATGTGGGAGGGAGTTTCTCAAGCTAACAACAACTGATAAAAA AGGCAAGAAGAAGTTCTGTAAGACGAGGAAACCTAATGGGGTAGTGTTCGAAGCCAACGAAATATCCATTCAGTACAAAaggaagaaactgaaaaagaaagaatgctCAGGAGGTTTCATATGCGAGATTTATACTGTTGGGG CTCCACCACTTGATGACTTAATACTCACATACCAGGCAAAACAACAGTTGCTATACTCGATGGAGTACCTGGAGAATGTGGTGGATGCAGCACGAGGCCTCCTTCAAAGACTGTCAGACGTCCTGAAGAATAATCCAGCAACTTCCCGGAAAAAGCAGAGACGCCAGGCCCAAAGTAGCAGTGTTTCTGAAAGATCACTGGAGAGGTTGATTGAATTACTTGCCCTTTCAGTCTCTGCCATCAGAAATCCGGACGCTGGCTTGATCAATAGCACCATCGCTGAAATGCTGATTTATCTAGGTGATGTCGACATTTTGCTAGCACGGGTCAGTGCCAACCCTTCAAACTTCAATTTAAGTTCAGTGAGCAAAAGTGTGGACGACGGATTTAAGATTTTAAATGAATGGGACATGGCCTTCACCCCAAGTTATAATGGAGTTACAGCAGAACTTAAGGATGTAGGGGCTCAAATCATCCAGGATAGTGGCAACACACCTGCTCCACTTCCACCAGCTCCAactgctcctcctcctgctccactCCCACCAGCTCCAACTGCTCCTCCTGCTGCACCACTCCCACcagctcctcctgctcctcctcctgctttGGAAACAATTGCTCCAGTTCCGATGGTTACAACTCCTCCTGTTGCCAACCCCAATCCTGCTCAAACGATGTTGCATACAGATAATTTAACTAAAG AAACAGTTAGTCCAGCTCTCGACGTTACAGCTCCTCCTGTTATCAGACCTACTGCTGCTCAGCCAACAGCAGACATTGACATTACTACAGCTGAAG GTCCAGTGTTTACAACTCCTCCTGTTGACAGAACTACTGCTGCTCAAGTGACCCCAGAAATCATCTTTACAACTAAAG AAACAATTGCTCCAGGTCCAGTGTTTACAACTCGTCCTGTTGACAGAACTACTGCTGCTCAAATGACCCCACAAATTATCTTTACAACTAAAG AAACAATTGCCCCAGGTCCAGTGTTTACAACTCATCCTGTTGACAGAACTACTGCTGCTCAAATGACCCCAGAATTCGTCTTTACAACTAAAG AAACAGCTGCCCCAGGTCCAGTATTTACAACTCATCTTGTTGACAGAACTACTGCTTCTCAAATAACCCAAGAAATCGTCTTTACAACTAAAG AAATGGCCCCAGGTCCAGTGTTTACAACTCGTCCTGTTGACAGAACTACTGCTGCTCAAATGACCCCAGAAATCGTCTTTACAACTAAAG AAACAGTTGCTCAGGGTCCAGTGTTTACAACTCGTCCTGTTGACAGAACTACTGCTGCTGCTCAAGTGACCCCAGAATTCGACCTTACAACTAAAG AAATGGCCCCAGGTCCAGTGTTTACAACTCGTCCTGTTGACAGAACTACTGCTGCTCAAATGATCTCAGAATTCAACCTTACAACTAAAG AACCAATTGCTCCTGCTCTTGACATTACAAATCCTACAGTGATCAGAACCTCTCTTGCTCCAACCACATCAAAAATTGACATTTCAACTGAAG ATGACCTTAATTACTTAGTAACACCAAAACTTGATAGACTGCA gatgcctTCCCTGGCGGTTGCCTGGGGTGTTTTACTGTCGGCTGGGGCGACCAAGACTGTGAAGAGCCTCACTGTGTGTGGTGGCGGCCTGGTACAGGCCGTGGGGACACCCAGGTGCGgagcggaaccacaggtgagctGCGGCATCAGCAGGTCGAGGGaacccacaggtagcggcgtcggcaggcaggggaggcccacaggtgtggcagcggtGTCGATGGGCCGAGGACTGCAGGCGATGGCATCGGAAGGGTGA
- the LOC135220667 gene encoding uncharacterized protein LOC135220667 produces the protein MAFTPSYNGVTAELKDVGAQIIQDSGNTPAPLPPAPTAPPPAPLPPAPTAPPAAPLPPAPPAPPPALETIAPVPMVTTPPVPTPILLKRCPVFTTPPVDRTTAAQVTPEIIFTTKETIAPGPVFTTHPVDRTTAAPNDPRISSFTTKEMAPGPVFTTRPVDRTTAAQMISEFNLTTKGQTQDASPGGCLGVLPSAGATKTVKSCTVCGSGLGQAVGTPRCGVEPQVRSGVSRSRKPTGSGVGRQGRPTGVAAMSVGRGLQAMALEG, from the exons ATGGCCTTCACCCCAAGTTATAATGGAGTTACAGCAGAACTTAAGGATGTAGGGGCTCAAATCATCCAGGATAGTGGCAACACACCTGCTCCACTTCCACCAGCTCCAactgctcctcctcctgctccactCCCACCAGCTCCAACTGCTCCTCCTGCTGCACCACTCCCACcagctcctcctgctcctcctcctgctttGGAAACAATTGCTCCAGTTCCGATGGTTACAACTCCTCCTGTGCCAACCCCAATCCTGCTCAAACGAT GTCCAGTGTTTACAACTCCTCCTGTTGACAGAACTACTGCTGCTCAAGTGACCCCAGAAATCATCTTTACAACTAAAG AAACAATTGCCCCAGGTCCAGTGTTTACAACTCATCCTGTTGACAGAACTACTGCTGCTCCAAATGACCCCAGAATTTCGTCGTTTACAACTAAAG AAATGGCCCCAGGTCCAGTGTTTACAACTCGTCCTGTTGACAGAACTACTGCTGCTCAAATGATCTCAGAATTCAACCTTACAACTAAAGGTCAGACACaa gatgcctcccctggcggttgcCTGGGTGTTCTACCGTCGGCTGGGGCGACCAAGACCGTGAAGAGCTGCACTGTGTGTGGTAGCGGCCTGGGACAGGCCGTAGGGACCCCCAGGTGCGGAGTGGAACCACAGGTGAGaagcggcgtcagcaggtcgaggaaacccacaggtagcggcgtcggcaggcaggggaggcccacaggtgtggcagcTATGTCGGTGGGCCGAGGACTACAGGCGATGGCGTTGGAAGGGTGA